A genomic segment from Nicotiana sylvestris chromosome 1, ASM39365v2, whole genome shotgun sequence encodes:
- the LOC104230678 gene encoding uncharacterized protein produces the protein MVAEPWCLRMGNQVSTNVKKHSLLIENSKKLVSVKKQGQSQSQSQNQQEKQVIGILSFEVANMMSKIIHLHKSLTDSEILKLKNEIFKSLGVRALVSEDEEVLLELVLVEKLDDLNRVASVVSRLGKKCTISALQGFEHVYGDIICGVIDVKDLGFLVKDMEGMVKKMERYVNSTASLYCEMAVLNELEMATKKFQQNQHEESRKAYEQKLAWQKQDVKHLEDVSLWNQTYDKVVELLARTVCTVYARISSVFGNALVKRDLLRNSGAGLQIGCSGGLLQLKRDSSERSEVVNSDFKKSVLRNSNGRCHSGQTERGALGKRSTSHNALTKVGRNEGSLFGSENFNFACGMGPGRLFMECLSLSSASKTDVENDLATDDRSSQISGCCSVSSGTKREQSNISGSFNRSPSSIRLNENARQLKSCVSDAAKHGPKSRVTLLYAPPATVGGRALALHYANVIIVIEKLLQYPHLVGDEGRDDLYQMLPTSLRKTLKSSLRSYMKGLAIYDAPLAHDWKERLEELLKWLAPLAHNMIRWQSERNFEQQQIVKRTNVLLLQTLYFADCQKMEAVICELLVGLNYICRFEQQQNALLDCASSIDFEDCMEWQMQFGTSFHS, from the coding sequence ATGGTGGCTGAACCTTGGTGTTTAAGAATGGGAAATCAGGTAAGTACTAATGTAAAAAAACATTCTTTACTTATAGAAAATTCAAAGAAATTAGTGTCTGTTAAAAAACAAGGCCAAAGCCAAAGCCAAAGCCAAAACCAACAAGAGAAGCAAGTTATAGGGATATTATCATTTGAAGTAGCTAATATGATGTCTAAAATTATTCATCTTCATAAATCTTTAACTGATTCTGAGATTTTAAAGCTTAAAAATGAGATCTTTAAATCTTTAGGAGTAAGGGCTTTAGTTTCTGAAGATGAAGAGGTTTTATTAGAATTAGTACTTGTtgaaaaacttgatgatttgaatAGAGTTGCTAGTGTAGTGTCTAGACTTGGAAAAAAATGTACAATTAGTGCTTTACAAGGTTTTGAGCATGTATATGGGGATATTATTTGTGGGGTAATTGATGTGAAAGATTTGGGATTTCTGGTTAAGGATATGGAGGGAATGGTAAAGAAAATGGAGAGGTATGTGAATTCAACAGCTAGTTTGTATTGTGAGATGGCTGTATTGAATGAATTGGAAATGGCAACAAAGAAATTTCAGCAGAATCAACATGAGGAGAGTCGAAAAGCGTACGAACAGAAGTTGGCTTGGCAGAAACAAGATGTGAAGCATTTAGAAGATGTTTCACTTTGGAATCAGACTTATGATAAAGTTGTTGAACTATTGGCAAGGACTGTGTGTACTGTTTATGCTCGGATTAGTAGCGTGTTTGGGAATGCCCTCGTAAAGAGGGACCTTTTGAGGAATTCGGGTGCAGGGTTGCAAATTGGTTGCAGTGGCGGTTTACTGCAGCTGAAACGAGACTCCAGTGAGAGGTCTGAAGTGGTGAATTCTGATTTCAAGAAGTCTGTTTTGAGGAATAGCAACGGTAGGTGTCACTCGGGGCAAACTGAGAGAGGAGCGTTAGGAAAGAGGAGCACGAGCCACAATGCTCTAACAAAGGTTGGAAGAAACGAAGGGAGCTTATTTGGGTCCGAGAATTTTAATTTCGCGTGTGGAATGGGACCTGGGAGGCTATTCATGGAATGTCTAAGTTTGAGTTCTGCTTCAAAAACGGATGTTGAGAACGATCTTGCGACTGATGATAGAAGTAGTCAGATATCTGGTTGTTGTAGTGTTTCAAGTGGTACAAAGAGGGAGCAATCTAACATTTCAGGTTCTTTCAATAGGTCTCCTAGTAGTATCCGTTTAAACGAAAATGCTAGACAGCTAAAGAGTTGTGTGTCTGATGCTGCAAAACATGGTCCCAAAAGTAGGGTAACGTTGTTGTATGCTCCTCCTGCAACAGTTGGAGGCCGTGCTTTAGCTTTACATTATGCAAATGTGATTATTGTCATAGAAAAGCTGCTTCAATATCCACATCTGGTAGGCGACGAAGGGAGAGATGATCTATATCAGATGTTACCGACAAGCTTAAGAAAGACTTTGAAGTCTAGTCTGAGATCATATATGAAAGGTTTAGCCATATATGACGCGCCTCTTGCCCACGATTGGAAAGAAAGGCTTGAAGAGTTACTCAAATGGCTTGCACCTTTGGCACATAATATGATCAGGTGGCAAAGCGAGCGAAATTTTGAGCAGCAACAGATTGTTAAGAGAACTAATGTTCTCCTTCTTCAGACATTATATTTTGCTGATTGTCAGAAAATGGAGGCAGTAATTTGCGAGCTGCTTGTTGGATTAAACTACATTTGCCGGTTTGAGCAACAGCAAAATGCTTTACTGGACTGCGCGAGCAGCATTGATTTTGAAGATTGTATGGAGTGGCAAATGCAATTTGGAACTTCTTTTCATTCTTGA